One window of the Camelina sativa cultivar DH55 chromosome 1, Cs, whole genome shotgun sequence genome contains the following:
- the LOC104700156 gene encoding elongation factor 1-delta 2 — MVAFPNLSSDAGLKKLDEHLLTRSYITGYQASKDDITVFTALSKPPTSEYVNVSRWFHHIDALLRISGVSAEGSGVVVEGQSPITEEAVATPPAAESKAAAEEEDDDDVDLFGEETEEEKKAAEERAASVKASTKKKESGKSSVLIDIKPWDDETDMKKLEEAVRSIQMEGLFWGASKLVPVGYGIKKLQIMCTIVDDLVSIDTMIEEQLTVEPINEYVQSCDIVAFNKI; from the exons ATGGTGGCCTTCCCCAACCTTAGCTCTGACGCTGGATTGAAGAAGCTCGATGAGCATCTTCTTACTCGCAGTTACATCACTGG GTACCAAGCTTCAAAGGATGATATCACTGTCTTTACAGCTCTTTCAAAGCCCCCAACTTCAGAGTATGTCAATGTATCTCGTTGGTTCCACCACATCGATGCCCTCTTGAGGATCTC TGGTGTCTCTGCTGAAGGAAgtggtgttgttgttgagggACAATCACCTATCACAGAAGAGGCCGTTGCTACCCCCCCTGCAGCTGAGTCTAAG GCTGctgctgaggaagaagatgatgatgatgttgaccTTTTCGGGGAGGAGacagaagaggagaagaaagctgCTGAAGAGAGGGCAGCTTCTGTGAAGGCATCTACAAAGAAGAAGGAAT CTGGAAAGTCATCAGTGTTGATTGATATCAAGCCGTGGGATGATGAGACTGACATGAAGAAGCTAGAGGAAGCTGTAAGATCCATTCAGATGGAAGGATTGTTTTGGGGAGCATCAAAGCTTGTCCCAGTTGGTTACGGTATCAAGAAGTTGCAGATCATGTGCACCATTGTTGATGACCTTGTGTCTATCGACACCATGATCGAAGAGCAACTCACTGTTGAACCTATCAATGAATATGTCCAGAGCTGTGACATTGTTGCCTTCAACAAGATAT GA